One genomic window of Desulfuromonas sp. AOP6 includes the following:
- a CDS encoding DmsE family decaheme c-type cytochrome — protein MIFLLIALGFLYACSDLPALRADHPILPVREYEQLIVGRLDADYVGDANCLAQCHKHDEIRRDFQMSVHGEQISAETGLPLVNCESCHGPGSLAILNAKQNEKCDFKTLLQLEELPSQAQSLICLKCHSAASTPNLHFWNGSSHASSDVSCFDCHKLHQGPQQKVRRQEMDEMCYSCHINTRMEFAQFSRHPVREQKMACIDCHEPHGSSQKHDLKGLTVKEMCTRCHMDKQGPFVYEHADLSDNCLTCHSHHGSANNSLLRTSEPFLCLQCHAGHQDYSHPALASDTLKGAFYSRCTSCHSSIHGTDIPSSKGRGTFIAR, from the coding sequence ATTATCTTTTTGCTGATAGCCCTTGGTTTTTTGTACGCCTGTAGCGATCTACCTGCTCTGCGGGCCGACCATCCCATTTTGCCCGTTCGCGAATATGAGCAGCTGATCGTCGGACGTCTTGACGCGGATTATGTTGGCGATGCCAACTGTCTCGCCCAATGCCATAAGCATGACGAGATCCGCCGTGATTTTCAAATGTCTGTTCATGGGGAGCAGATTTCTGCCGAAACCGGTCTGCCTCTGGTCAACTGCGAGTCCTGCCACGGACCAGGCAGCCTGGCCATCTTGAACGCCAAACAAAATGAAAAATGCGATTTCAAAACACTTCTGCAGTTGGAGGAGCTTCCTTCTCAAGCCCAGTCTCTTATCTGCCTCAAATGTCATTCGGCGGCGTCAACCCCCAACCTCCATTTCTGGAATGGGAGCAGCCATGCCAGCAGTGATGTCAGTTGTTTTGACTGCCACAAGCTGCATCAGGGGCCACAGCAGAAGGTGCGTCGGCAGGAGATGGATGAGATGTGTTATTCCTGTCACATCAATACACGTATGGAGTTTGCCCAGTTTTCACGTCATCCCGTGCGCGAACAAAAAATGGCCTGTATTGACTGCCACGAGCCTCACGGTTCCTCACAAAAGCATGATCTCAAGGGACTCACCGTCAAAGAAATGTGCACTCGTTGCCATATGGACAAGCAGGGCCCTTTTGTCTATGAACATGCCGACCTGTCCGATAATTGTCTTACCTGCCACTCCCACCATGGTTCGGCCAACAACAGCCTGCTGAGAACGTCTGAACCCTTTCTCTGCCTTCAATGTCATGCCGGCCATCAGGACTATTCGCATCCTGCTTTGGCCAGTGACACGTTGAAAGGGGCCTTTTACTCACGCTGCACCAGCTGCCACTCGTCCATTCACGGAACGGATATTCCATCGTCCAAAGGCAGGGGTACGTTCATTGCCCGCTGA
- a CDS encoding MtrB/PioB family outer membrane beta-barrel protein: protein MNKTRIHFLLQIVALVAAGTLSPVFSEMDCQDPDPRILESAFSLGYRVVDSQKNTQRAGEYSFLESGTVAGIVLKDLKATQRFRFEADYFDQTDYNAEVDFDYRGLFRLHATSATFNHQLEHFPGIDDALLPLQVEPLVKFTDHNPGEVYAIEVKRDEVSLRARLPEFPAHFNLAYWRLQRQGTRQGCFVDEGSAQSADCNSCHLQSKTERVNQITEEIRGGLDAHLGRVDVSYSGFYRELRNKSRALSDPFGELIDTHTDPDTLYRHAGEYEHDAVPESRHIAHSLSLHTSLSGGLTAGGMVSVGEMESGSKVSDVDFVKSKSDYWKAAGDFTLTPSSKWTLTLRYRMLDMDTQNSDFITVSGLPDASIPVRDSMDVKRAHYGSRLSYRPNYRLTIQGDLEREEVERTTTGPMLDEYNDPFWHLPEKENKSSYKVSLIARPLGTPKFRLNLSYKFLTSDDPSYGTSLKNGHHGFAGTTLTLTDRAGMTANVLVIREENNRIERTLFHDSTTLNRYQISRQLASENATAGFWVVPRKGLQVNIRYGYLHSRTEQGLLFGNDHYSDYVILDENAEFEQTVHTAELSSAWHINEQVSLQGEARLTRSASRFDPSFAYQPLDYYGIGTTGVDSSTLRQLSELHIFQTAYKVGVDWKFKDEWKCSARYTFDRYEDLEGAVLDGIVQSYLLSLSRAW, encoded by the coding sequence GTGAATAAAACGAGAATCCATTTTCTATTGCAGATTGTTGCTCTTGTGGCCGCGGGGACGCTTTCTCCGGTCTTTTCTGAAATGGATTGCCAGGACCCGGATCCACGGATTCTGGAGAGTGCGTTTTCCTTGGGGTATCGCGTGGTGGACTCACAGAAAAACACACAACGAGCAGGAGAATACAGTTTCCTCGAATCAGGCACGGTCGCCGGAATCGTCTTGAAGGACCTCAAAGCGACCCAACGGTTCCGTTTTGAAGCAGACTACTTTGACCAAACGGACTACAACGCCGAAGTGGATTTTGATTATCGGGGTCTGTTCCGTCTCCACGCGACCAGCGCGACCTTCAATCATCAGCTTGAGCACTTTCCTGGTATTGATGATGCGCTCCTTCCTCTGCAGGTAGAACCCCTGGTCAAATTCACCGACCATAACCCCGGAGAAGTGTACGCGATAGAGGTCAAAAGGGATGAAGTGAGTTTGCGGGCCAGGCTCCCTGAATTCCCGGCTCACTTCAATCTCGCCTACTGGCGGTTGCAGCGTCAGGGAACCCGGCAGGGATGTTTTGTGGATGAAGGCAGTGCGCAAAGCGCGGATTGCAATTCCTGCCACCTGCAGTCAAAAACTGAAAGGGTAAACCAGATCACCGAAGAAATCAGAGGAGGTCTGGATGCACATCTGGGGCGGGTCGACGTCAGCTATTCCGGTTTTTATCGTGAGTTGCGCAATAAAAGCCGTGCTCTTTCGGACCCCTTCGGGGAGCTTATCGACACTCACACAGATCCGGACACTCTCTATCGTCATGCGGGCGAATACGAGCACGATGCGGTCCCTGAGTCGCGCCACATCGCCCATTCCCTCAGCCTTCATACCTCTCTTTCTGGCGGCCTGACGGCTGGTGGTATGGTCAGCGTGGGCGAAATGGAAAGTGGGTCCAAGGTAAGTGATGTGGATTTCGTTAAGTCCAAAAGTGACTATTGGAAGGCGGCGGGAGACTTTACACTGACCCCTTCCAGCAAGTGGACCCTCACACTGCGTTATCGAATGCTCGATATGGACACGCAGAATTCGGACTTCATCACGGTAAGTGGGCTGCCAGACGCTTCCATCCCCGTTCGAGACAGCATGGATGTCAAGCGCGCCCACTACGGATCACGGCTTTCCTATCGACCCAATTACCGATTGACGATTCAGGGCGATTTGGAACGGGAAGAAGTTGAACGCACCACGACCGGGCCAATGCTTGACGAATACAACGATCCTTTTTGGCATCTGCCTGAAAAAGAGAATAAATCCTCCTATAAAGTCAGCCTCATCGCCCGTCCACTGGGTACACCAAAATTCAGACTCAATCTTTCTTATAAATTTCTCACTTCGGATGACCCTTCTTACGGCACGTCCTTGAAAAATGGTCACCATGGCTTCGCTGGCACCACCTTGACCTTGACCGACCGAGCGGGCATGACAGCCAACGTTCTTGTCATTCGGGAGGAGAACAATCGCATTGAACGAACCCTTTTTCACGATTCGACAACCCTCAACAGGTATCAGATATCTCGGCAGCTTGCCTCAGAAAATGCGACCGCCGGTTTCTGGGTTGTCCCCAGAAAGGGTTTACAGGTCAATATCCGTTATGGATATCTGCATAGTCGTACGGAACAGGGACTGCTTTTCGGAAATGATCATTATTCCGACTATGTCATTCTGGATGAAAATGCCGAGTTCGAGCAGACCGTCCACACCGCGGAGCTATCCTCTGCCTGGCATATAAACGAACAGGTTTCCCTACAGGGCGAAGCCCGCCTGACCCGTTCCGCCAGTCGTTTTGATCCCAGTTTTGCCTATCAGCCTCTCGATTATTATGGTATCGGCACCACGGGGGTCGACTCGTCCACCCTCCGGCAACTGAGCGAATTGCATATTTTTCAGACGGCGTACAAGGTGGGTGTTGACTGGAAATTCAAGGATGAGTGGAAATGTTCCGCCCGTTACACCTTTGATCGCTATGAAGACCTGGAAGGTGCGGTTCTTGATGGCATAGTCCAGAGTTATCTGCTTTCTCTGTCGAGGGCCTGGTAG
- a CDS encoding ABC transporter substrate-binding protein has product MMCNGVPLIRFFRHPRILIPLVAACLLILIPVVGWCKKDALVAVVITGDLPRYQLAHEAFIHKLEELTQDRGKVTVYVQRPNPDVMSWINSIRKAVGIGADVIVTYGAPATLAGKSEGRNIPIVFAEVYDPVALGIIADIGRPGGNLTGMAGQTPLETLLHAYYLSKDVRKIGVLFSPEDQASIYQKNKLVEIAEKKGITVLPAEVNGPGDLWKELQTLSPHIDSLFVAESAVLEMSAAKIMDFSQKNGIPVISQIHGFCDMGALMTLEADPFEQGNGIAGYVSEILSGKKPGELPVRTPRKVALVINLNVARELGLKIPFQALTLATRVIR; this is encoded by the coding sequence ATGATGTGTAATGGTGTCCCTTTGATCCGTTTTTTTCGACATCCTCGTATTTTGATTCCTTTGGTGGCAGCCTGCCTGCTGATCCTCATACCCGTTGTCGGTTGGTGTAAAAAAGACGCCCTGGTGGCCGTGGTGATTACCGGCGACCTTCCCAGATACCAGCTTGCCCACGAGGCTTTTATCCACAAGTTGGAAGAACTGACGCAGGATAGAGGCAAGGTGACAGTCTATGTACAGCGGCCCAATCCGGATGTCATGTCCTGGATAAACAGTATCCGCAAAGCCGTCGGCATCGGGGCCGACGTTATTGTTACTTATGGTGCGCCTGCGACACTGGCCGGTAAAAGTGAGGGAAGAAATATACCGATTGTTTTTGCAGAGGTATATGATCCCGTCGCTCTGGGGATTATTGCCGATATTGGCAGGCCGGGAGGGAATCTTACGGGAATGGCAGGACAAACGCCCCTTGAGACCCTGTTGCACGCCTATTATTTATCCAAGGATGTGCGTAAAATCGGCGTTCTTTTTTCCCCTGAAGATCAGGCGTCGATCTACCAGAAAAATAAACTGGTGGAGATTGCCGAGAAAAAGGGGATTACGGTATTGCCGGCGGAAGTCAATGGACCTGGTGATCTCTGGAAAGAGCTTCAGACCCTGTCTCCCCACATCGATTCTCTTTTTGTAGCGGAAAGCGCTGTTTTGGAAATGTCCGCCGCAAAAATCATGGACTTTTCCCAAAAGAACGGAATACCAGTTATTTCCCAGATCCACGGCTTTTGTGATATGGGCGCCCTGATGACCCTTGAGGCCGATCCTTTTGAGCAGGGTAACGGGATCGCCGGCTATGTTTCTGAAATACTGTCAGGTAAAAAACCGGGCGAACTACCTGTCCGCACTCCACGTAAGGTCGCCCTGGTTATTAATCTGAACGTAGCCCGAGAACTTGGCCTTAAAATTCCTTTTCAGGCTTTAACCCTCGCCACACGTGTCATTCGTTGA
- a CDS encoding AEC family transporter, which translates to MLFVNIILPVFILIFCGYMAEKKIGLDFRTLTDCSLYIFSPALVFSSLIRQNLQLTLTLDIFFFMVLYTLALYLLVRFVAAATSMPQEKSGALVLTTVVMNVGNFGLPLAYFAFGEQGLNVSVLTFVLFNIPLSTLAIVVAQGGKVPLGKALVNTFKIPIFHAVALAFLFKAVDLSVPFFLLRAIELLGDAAIPLMLLLLGMQLARTKLEAQWSFLSLATLIRLGIAPLVAWAIATLLDMSGTTRNVIILQTSTPSAILPLLYSLRFGMRPDLVAGTILVTTLLSAATLTTILYLLQG; encoded by the coding sequence ATGCTCTTCGTCAACATCATTCTTCCTGTCTTTATTTTGATTTTCTGCGGCTACATGGCCGAGAAAAAGATCGGTCTCGATTTTAGAACGCTGACCGACTGTTCTCTTTATATTTTTTCACCAGCCCTCGTCTTCTCTTCGCTCATTCGCCAGAATCTGCAACTGACGTTGACTCTCGATATTTTTTTCTTCATGGTTCTCTATACCCTGGCCCTCTATCTGTTAGTGCGGTTTGTCGCGGCGGCAACCTCGATGCCTCAGGAAAAGAGCGGCGCTCTCGTTTTGACGACTGTCGTCATGAACGTAGGTAATTTTGGGCTTCCTCTTGCTTATTTTGCTTTTGGAGAACAGGGACTCAATGTTTCCGTACTGACTTTCGTCCTGTTCAATATCCCTTTGTCCACTCTGGCCATTGTGGTCGCCCAGGGTGGAAAAGTTCCTCTCGGAAAAGCCCTGGTCAACACTTTCAAAATTCCCATCTTTCATGCGGTGGCCCTGGCCTTTCTTTTTAAGGCAGTGGACCTTTCCGTCCCCTTTTTCCTGCTGCGCGCCATCGAACTTCTGGGTGATGCGGCCATCCCTCTGATGCTCCTGCTTTTGGGGATGCAGCTGGCCAGAACCAAATTGGAAGCCCAGTGGAGTTTTTTGTCTCTGGCCACCCTTATCCGCCTGGGAATAGCACCTCTGGTTGCTTGGGCAATCGCGACCCTGCTCGACATGTCCGGGACAACCAGAAATGTCATCATTCTTCAGACCAGCACGCCCTCAGCCATTCTGCCTTTGCTGTACTCTCTCCGCTTCGGCATGCGGCCCGACTTGGTCGCAGGCACCATCTTGGTCACGACCCTGCTAAGCGCCGCGACTCTGACTACTATTCTTTATTTGTTGCAGGGATAG
- a CDS encoding aminotransferase class I/II-fold pyridoxal phosphate-dependent enzyme: MNPLAAELNDLLAQHNPHVLEMLSDLGKNLFFPKGILTQSAEAKDKAHKYNATIGIATEKGGPMFLQCIQDKLSAFDPKDIYPYAPPAGKPELRALWKEKMLRENPSMAGKHISNPIVTNALTHGLSIVGDMFVGAGDHLVLPDMLWGNYNLTFGTCNGGIVKKFPTFTTAGGYDVDAFKAVLKNSAAEKGKAVVILNFPNNPSGYTPTVAEGDAIVAAIKEVAEEGCNIVVVTDDAYFGLFYEDSIKESLFGKLANLHPRILAIKLDGATKEEFVWGFRTGFVTFADGNSYDNPQVITALEKKTMGIIRAKISNCPHPSQTFVIEALRSPQFLAQKEEKFQIMKGRALKTKEVLDSGKYDKEWEYYPFNSGYFMCLKLKTVDAEKLRVHLLDKYGVGAISIGKTDLRIAFSCIAEENIQELFDLIHQAVLDLA; the protein is encoded by the coding sequence ATGAATCCATTGGCTGCTGAACTGAACGACCTGCTTGCCCAACACAATCCCCATGTTCTGGAAATGCTTTCCGATTTGGGGAAAAACCTTTTCTTCCCCAAAGGTATTCTGACCCAATCCGCAGAAGCCAAGGACAAGGCCCATAAATATAACGCCACCATCGGGATTGCCACCGAAAAGGGTGGTCCCATGTTCCTGCAATGCATCCAGGACAAGCTGTCGGCCTTCGACCCCAAGGATATCTATCCCTATGCACCGCCCGCCGGCAAACCGGAACTTCGCGCGCTCTGGAAAGAAAAGATGCTGCGCGAAAACCCGAGCATGGCCGGCAAACATATCAGCAACCCCATCGTTACCAATGCCCTGACGCACGGTCTTTCCATTGTCGGGGACATGTTTGTCGGCGCCGGTGACCACCTGGTGCTGCCTGACATGCTTTGGGGCAACTACAATCTGACCTTTGGAACCTGCAACGGCGGTATTGTCAAAAAATTCCCGACCTTCACCACAGCCGGTGGCTATGATGTCGATGCCTTCAAGGCCGTACTCAAAAACAGCGCTGCCGAAAAAGGGAAGGCTGTCGTTATTCTGAACTTCCCCAATAACCCCAGCGGCTACACCCCGACAGTTGCCGAAGGGGACGCTATTGTCGCCGCCATTAAAGAGGTGGCCGAAGAAGGCTGTAACATCGTGGTCGTCACCGATGACGCTTATTTCGGTCTCTTCTATGAAGATTCCATTAAAGAGTCCCTTTTCGGAAAACTGGCCAACCTGCATCCCCGCATACTGGCCATCAAGCTTGACGGGGCCACCAAGGAAGAATTTGTGTGGGGTTTCCGCACTGGTTTCGTCACCTTTGCCGATGGCAACAGCTACGACAATCCCCAGGTCATCACTGCCCTGGAAAAGAAAACCATGGGTATCATCCGCGCCAAGATATCCAACTGCCCCCATCCTTCCCAGACTTTCGTCATTGAGGCCCTTCGCTCACCACAATTTCTGGCTCAGAAGGAAGAGAAGTTTCAGATCATGAAAGGGCGCGCACTCAAAACCAAGGAAGTGCTCGACAGCGGCAAATACGACAAGGAATGGGAGTACTACCCATTCAACTCCGGTTACTTCATGTGCCTGAAGCTCAAAACGGTCGATGCCGAAAAGCTGCGCGTGCATCTTCTTGATAAATACGGGGTAGGGGCGATCTCCATTGGTAAAACAGACCTGCGTATCGCCTTCTCCTGTATCGCCGAAGAAAATATTCAGGAACTCTTCGACCTCATCCATCAGGCAGTTCTCGACCTGGCCTGA
- a CDS encoding CCA tRNA nucleotidyltransferase: MGGALRDFLLGRPSTDFDFVTSFDPTDLARAFATTIGGHWFSLDTQRHQSRVILKKEGFTYTYDFAPLRASSLNEDLSLRDFTINAIALDLAGFDRSPHIIDPLGGQVDLERSVLRACCHRVFEDDPLRVLRGVRLARVLNLDIEPDTLTLMKDSVSALSRVAPERIGSELAQIFTADDGTRSLPLMKHLGLFQALFGEPDGPQAIAAGIQQVQMVSQHLDRLKHNGVVPAESWFDGFPTIAILRLAAFLSGSGLLARHSDLPRKLKFSRRVESLLMNLVALKPEDGNKLLLMETTERGLALWVDQLGPDPLLSLLYLASIREPSEEFPRKVRAVMAAYQIHARNGRVPDLVDGSSLGLAQGVLVGEALASLRIEEIEGRVRNVHDAHNYLKLYVEKIIDKPADHS, from the coding sequence GTGGGAGGCGCTTTACGTGACTTCCTCCTGGGTCGACCCAGCACCGATTTTGACTTTGTTACCTCTTTCGATCCAACCGACCTGGCGCGAGCCTTCGCGACAACCATCGGTGGCCACTGGTTTTCCCTCGATACGCAAAGACACCAGAGCCGGGTAATCCTTAAAAAAGAGGGATTCACCTATACCTATGACTTTGCGCCATTAAGGGCTTCCTCTCTGAATGAAGATTTGTCTCTTAGAGATTTCACCATCAACGCTATCGCCCTCGACCTTGCCGGTTTTGACCGGTCACCTCACATCATTGATCCTCTCGGGGGGCAGGTGGACTTGGAACGCTCCGTCTTGCGAGCTTGCTGCCACAGGGTGTTTGAGGATGATCCCTTGCGCGTTTTGAGGGGAGTGCGGCTTGCCCGCGTTTTGAATTTAGATATTGAACCTGACACCCTCACACTGATGAAAGACTCTGTCTCTGCATTATCTCGAGTTGCCCCTGAAAGGATAGGCAGTGAACTTGCTCAAATATTCACGGCCGACGACGGCACCCGTTCCCTTCCCCTGATGAAGCATCTTGGCCTTTTCCAAGCCCTGTTTGGAGAACCGGACGGTCCTCAAGCGATTGCCGCCGGAATTCAGCAGGTCCAGATGGTGTCCCAGCATCTGGATCGATTAAAGCATAACGGGGTCGTCCCAGCTGAGTCATGGTTTGATGGTTTTCCCACGATAGCTATCCTCCGTCTGGCGGCTTTTCTTTCTGGCAGCGGCCTGTTGGCAAGACATAGCGATTTGCCGCGAAAATTGAAATTTAGCCGACGGGTTGAATCTCTCCTGATGAATCTGGTCGCCCTGAAGCCTGAAGATGGAAATAAACTGTTACTCATGGAAACAACGGAAAGAGGTCTCGCTCTCTGGGTTGATCAACTTGGGCCGGATCCTCTCCTGAGTCTTCTGTACCTCGCCTCCATACGAGAACCCTCAGAGGAGTTTCCCCGTAAAGTTCGTGCCGTCATGGCCGCTTACCAAATCCATGCGCGCAACGGACGAGTACCCGACCTGGTGGATGGTTCCAGCCTTGGTCTTGCCCAGGGAGTCCTTGTGGGAGAGGCTTTGGCCTCCTTACGAATTGAAGAGATAGAAGGGCGGGTTCGAAACGTTCATGATGCGCATAACTACCTGAAATTATATGTGGAAAAAATTATTGACAAACCAGCGGATCATTCATAG
- a CDS encoding DNA gyrase inhibitor YacG produces MTDRRTIRCPRCRQETPWQDNPFRPFCSQKCQLVDLGRWAQEEYKVPGQKLMEPDNLLEFPNDNN; encoded by the coding sequence ATGACGGATCGCCGAACAATTCGATGCCCGCGTTGCCGGCAGGAGACCCCGTGGCAGGATAATCCTTTCAGACCTTTCTGCTCACAGAAGTGCCAACTGGTCGACCTTGGCCGATGGGCCCAGGAAGAGTACAAGGTGCCCGGCCAGAAACTTATGGAGCCGGACAATCTGCTTGAATTTCCGAACGATAACAACTGA
- the queD gene encoding 6-carboxytetrahydropterin synthase QueD, with protein sequence MYRLTIFTHFSAAHNLMHYQGDCENLHGHNWKVEVTVAAKELDKAGLGIDFKILKKETKKVLGTLDHKYLNELAPFINLSPSSENISCFLFEELGKVLNSNNVQVDKVTVWESDNACATYSKD encoded by the coding sequence ATGTATCGCCTGACCATTTTCACTCATTTTTCCGCCGCCCATAATCTTATGCATTATCAGGGGGATTGCGAAAATCTGCACGGACACAACTGGAAGGTTGAGGTGACTGTCGCGGCCAAAGAATTGGATAAGGCCGGACTGGGAATCGATTTCAAAATCCTGAAAAAGGAAACCAAAAAGGTATTGGGAACCCTCGACCACAAATATCTCAACGAATTGGCCCCGTTTATTAATCTGAGCCCTTCTTCGGAAAATATCTCCTGCTTCCTGTTCGAAGAGTTAGGCAAGGTTTTGAACAGCAACAATGTCCAGGTTGACAAGGTCACCGTCTGGGAATCCGACAATGCCTGTGCTACATATTCCAAGGACTGA
- a CDS encoding 7-carboxy-7-deazaguanine synthase QueE yields the protein MPVLHIPRTETPLVELFSSIQGEGILVGKRQIFVRFPGCNLNCAYCDTDFSSPESCRGEEAPGSGIFRNLPNPVSLEVLAGILSHWVQLLPGVHHSISLTGGEPLLHSDVLREWLPVLRDICPLFLETNGTLPASLQPLLPFIEWVSMDIKLASMTGAETPWDLHGDFLGLMAHHKGQVKAVVGEETPMEEIMQAARLVEECAPALPLILQPRTEEERISLTGRTLLDMQARAALIHSDVRIIPQTHRFISVL from the coding sequence ATGCCTGTGCTACATATTCCAAGGACTGAAACCCCGCTGGTTGAACTGTTCAGCTCGATTCAGGGCGAGGGCATTCTCGTCGGCAAACGCCAGATTTTCGTTCGCTTTCCTGGCTGCAATCTCAATTGCGCCTATTGCGACACGGATTTTTCTTCTCCTGAATCCTGTCGAGGGGAAGAGGCGCCTGGCTCCGGGATATTCCGTAATCTTCCCAACCCCGTTTCCCTGGAAGTTCTAGCCGGTATTCTGTCGCATTGGGTCCAGCTGTTGCCCGGCGTTCACCACTCTATCAGCCTCACGGGGGGCGAGCCTTTGCTGCACAGCGATGTACTCAGGGAATGGCTGCCGGTTCTGCGTGACATCTGTCCGCTTTTTCTTGAAACGAATGGCACCTTGCCCGCCAGTCTGCAACCACTGCTCCCCTTTATTGAATGGGTCTCTATGGATATCAAGCTGGCTTCCATGACGGGCGCTGAAACCCCGTGGGATCTCCATGGCGATTTCCTCGGGCTGATGGCCCATCACAAAGGTCAGGTGAAGGCCGTCGTTGGGGAGGAGACCCCTATGGAGGAGATCATGCAGGCCGCCCGTCTTGTAGAGGAATGCGCGCCGGCTCTGCCTTTGATCCTGCAGCCACGGACGGAAGAGGAACGAATTTCTCTGACGGGTCGGACGTTGCTCGACATGCAGGCCCGTGCTGCTCTTATCCATAGTGATGTGCGCATTATTCCCCAAACCCACCGCTTTATCTCTGTTCTGTAG
- a CDS encoding creatininase family protein, translating to MILEQMTMNEFAEGLQKTRTVLIPFGSTEEHGSHLPLSTDTLQAYDVCCRLAQRRALFVAPPVHYGVCRSTANHPGTVSIRTSTLKALAIDIVTSLYRQGLRYFILLTGHAGGTHTSALIDAGEELLERFADLEIAVLTEYMLAAGEGREIIETPDDSHAGEIETSRMLHSYPHLVKGEGIREYPSFPTGILVRNKQRYWPGGVWGDPGKASAEKGAKIEKLVVDALERVVDLLEDKGR from the coding sequence ATGATACTCGAACAGATGACAATGAATGAGTTCGCCGAAGGTCTCCAAAAAACACGGACCGTTTTGATTCCTTTTGGTTCTACAGAAGAGCATGGCAGTCATTTGCCTCTGTCCACGGATACGTTACAGGCTTATGATGTCTGTTGTCGTCTTGCGCAAAGAAGAGCGCTCTTTGTCGCGCCTCCGGTCCACTATGGGGTCTGCCGCTCAACGGCCAACCACCCCGGCACGGTGAGCATCCGCACCTCGACGCTCAAAGCCCTTGCTATCGACATCGTCACATCTCTATACCGGCAGGGGCTGCGGTATTTCATCCTGCTTACGGGGCATGCCGGAGGAACGCACACCTCGGCCCTTATCGATGCAGGGGAGGAGTTGCTTGAACGGTTTGCCGATCTTGAAATAGCCGTACTTACCGAGTACATGCTGGCAGCCGGAGAAGGGCGAGAGATCATCGAGACACCTGATGATTCCCACGCCGGCGAAATAGAAACTTCACGCATGCTGCACTCATATCCGCATCTGGTTAAAGGGGAGGGCATACGTGAGTATCCGAGCTTTCCCACGGGCATTTTGGTGCGGAACAAGCAACGATACTGGCCTGGCGGGGTCTGGGGTGATCCGGGCAAAGCTTCGGCGGAAAAAGGGGCCAAAATTGAAAAGCTGGTGGTCGATGCCCTGGAACGGGTCGTCGATCTACTGGAAGATAAGGGACGATGA
- a CDS encoding DUF1858 domain-containing protein, translating to MITKEMTIEQILREYPETLAVFKRFGLDCHTCQIASLESVESGAEVHQVDTDTLVRELNSAIGK from the coding sequence ATGATCACAAAGGAAATGACCATCGAGCAAATACTGCGTGAATATCCTGAAACACTTGCGGTTTTCAAACGCTTCGGGCTGGACTGTCATACCTGTCAGATTGCTTCTCTAGAATCCGTCGAATCGGGTGCCGAAGTCCATCAAGTTGACACAGACACCCTGGTGAGAGAGCTGAACAGCGCTATCGGGAAATAA
- the coaD gene encoding pantetheine-phosphate adenylyltransferase: MPNPIAIYPGSFDPITNGHLDIISRGLQVFDRLIVAVARNSEKNALFTINERVDMIRKTVGDNPRLEIDTFEGLLVDYAINRGAKVILRGLRAVSDFEYEFQIAQMNHTVQKEVETLFMMTSVPYGYLSSSIVKEVASLNGPIDTFVPAAVKQALEEKFSKK; this comes from the coding sequence ATGCCAAATCCCATTGCTATTTATCCCGGCTCCTTCGACCCGATCACCAATGGCCACCTTGATATTATCTCCCGTGGTCTACAGGTTTTCGACCGTCTCATTGTCGCCGTAGCCAGAAATTCGGAGAAAAACGCCCTTTTTACGATTAATGAGCGTGTCGACATGATCCGGAAGACAGTAGGTGATAATCCACGGCTGGAGATAGACACGTTCGAGGGGTTGCTGGTCGATTACGCGATCAACCGGGGAGCCAAAGTTATTCTGCGTGGACTGCGCGCCGTCTCCGACTTTGAGTATGAGTTTCAGATTGCCCAGATGAATCACACCGTTCAGAAAGAAGTCGAGACCCTATTTATGATGACTTCGGTTCCCTATGGCTATCTGAGTTCATCGATTGTAAAGGAAGTCGCCTCACTCAACGGACCGATCGACACCTTTGTGCCAGCAGCAGTCAAGCAGGCGCTTGAAGAAAAATTCAGCAAAAAGTAA